In Odontesthes bonariensis isolate fOdoBon6 chromosome 9, fOdoBon6.hap1, whole genome shotgun sequence, the following proteins share a genomic window:
- the gab2 gene encoding GRB2-associated-binding protein 2 isoform X1, with product MSGGEIIFQGWLRKSPPEKKLRRYAWKKRWFILRSGRMSGDPDVLEYYKNDHSKKPIRVIDLHCCEQVDAGLTFKRKEFQDSFVFDIKTSDRTFYLVAETEEEMNKWVRSICQLCGFNQSDDGNDGRLLHMPRSVGADVSGSMAPLSGERKSSAPIHSSQPVLFTFDVPVRHSHRSSLSNSAPQDYLLLHQCMSRKTESARSASFSQATRSNTLVGSDSPVQKLSYGFSHCLNGRDAQLHGFYSLPKPGKHPLSVHDDSPQEACYVLPRGYSSEAPTHSNLGDPDLENEEVYTFKTPCNALAMIHSNERSPDNYDIPTTPGSFYQIPRTFDKNHNALTPSSSESSCAPPPRPPKPSQGSEGQWGSPQSAGSQNGEMTSAVSVIPRRNTLPAVENIRLHRGSSFETNSHHRLFHFNNSGQSESVNDGFSSYLRTQAPLTRSDSGNSDDNYVPMNPGSSPLSAAQADSPKNIYIPMSPGPHHFDFPGFSATLPARKGSSASLCHRPSRLSDVTPPPINRNLKPNRKTKPTPLDLKNNGIIDELPFKSPVTMSWTRPMPTMNTMSSQHCRPISTQSITSTDSADSEENYVAMQNPASTSPAVSGTSSPAPRKCGNVDYLALDFQPGSPSPHRKPSTSSVTSDEKVDYVQVDKEKTQALQSTMQEWTDVRQSSEPAKGVKS from the exons GGGTCATCGACCTGCACTGCTGTGAGCAGGTGGATGCTGGCCTGACATTTAAGAGGAAGGAGTTCCAGGACAGCTTTGTCTTCGACATCAAGACTTCAGACCGCACTTTTTATCTTGTTGCCGAGACTGAAGAGGAGATGAACAAGTGGGTCCGCTCCATCTGCCAGCTGTGTGGTTTCAACCAGTCAGACGACGGTAATG ATGGCAGGTTACTCCATATGCCTCGGTCTGTTGGAGCAGATGTGTCCGGCTCAATGGCTCCTCTGAGTGGAGAGCGCAAGTCTTCGGCACCCATCCACTCCAGCCAGCCCGTGCTGTTCACCTTTGATGTGCCTGTGCGGCACTCACACCGTAGCTCCCTGTCCAACAGCGCACCCCAGGACTACCTCCTGCTGCACCAGTGCATGAGCAGGAAGACGGAGAGCGCGAG GAGTGCCAGTTTCTCCCAGGCCACACGAAGCAATACGTTAGTGGGGAGCGATTCTCCGGTGCAGAAACTTTCCTACGGCTTTTCACACTGTCTAAATGGCAGGGATGCTCAGCTGCATGGCTTTTACAGCCTTCCCAAGCCAGGAAAACATCCCTTATCCGTGCATGATGACTCCCCCCAGGAGGCCTGCTATGTACTTCCACGGGGTTACAGCTCTGAGGCACCAACTCACAGCAATCTTGGTGATCCCGATCTTGAGAACGAGGAAGTCTATACATTTAAAACTCCTTGCAATGCCCTCGCCATGATACACAGTAATGAGCGATCACCTGACAATTATGACATTCCTACAACACCTGGCTCCTTCTACCAGATACCACGGACATTTGATAAGAATCACAATGCCTTGACACCTTCCAGTTCTGAATCCTCCTGTGCACCTCCACCCAGACCCCCTAAACCTAGCCAGGGGTCTGAGGGGCAGTGGGGGAGTCCCCAGTCAGCTGGGAGCCAGAATGGAGAGATGACGTCTGCAGTGTCAGTCATCCCACGCAGGAATACTCTCCCTGCTGTTGAGAACATCAGGCTCCACAGAG GCTCTTCCTTTGAAACCAACAGCCATCATCGTCTCTTCCATTTCAATAACTCAGGACAGTCCGAGTCTGTCAATGATGGGTTCAGCTCCTACTTG AGAACCCAAGCCCCTCTGACTCGCTCAGACAGCGGCAATTCAGATGACAACTATGTGCCCATGAATCCTGGCTCCTCACCACTCAGTGCTGCCCAGGCAGACAGTCCTAAGAATATCTACATTCCTATGAGCCCTGGGCCACATCACTTTGATTTCCCAGGATTCTCTGCAACATTACCTGCCCGTAAGGGGAGCAGTGCCTCTTTGTGTCACAGGCCCAGTCGTCTCAGTGACGTTACACCACCACCCATCAACCGCAACCTCAAACCTAACAGAAAAA CGAAACCAACACCTCTTGATTTGAAGAACAATGGGATCATTGATGAGCTGCCATTTAAGAGCCCTGTTACTATGTCCTGGACACGGCCCAT GCCTACTATGAACACCATGTCCTCTCAGCATTGTCGACCCATCTCTACACAAAGCATCACCAGCACTGACTCTGCAGACAGTGAGGAGAATTATGTGGCTATG CAGAACCCAGCATCTACCTCCCCGGCCGTGAGTGGCACCAGCAGCCCAGCCCCTCGGAAGTGTGGTAACGTGGACTACTTAGCACTGGACTTCCAGCCTGGCTCACCCAGCCCACACAGAAAA CCCTCTACATCCTCTGTGACATCCGATGAGAAGGTGGACTATGTGCAAGTTGACAAGGAAAAGACCCAAGCTCTGCAAAGCACGATGCAGGAGTGGACTGATGTGCGGCAGTCTTCTGAACCTGCCAAGGGAGTCAAGTCTTGA
- the gab2 gene encoding GRB2-associated-binding protein 2 isoform X2, whose translation MSGGEIIFQGWLRKSPPEKKLRRYAWKKRWFILRSGRMSGDPDVLEYYKNDHSKKPIRVIDLHCCEQVDAGLTFKRKEFQDSFVFDIKTSDRTFYLVAETEEEMNKWVRSICQLCGFNQSDDGNDGRLLHMPRSVGADVSGSMAPLSGERKSSAPIHSSQPVLFTFDVPVRHSHRSSLSNSAPQDYLLLHQCMSRKTESARSASFSQATRSNTLVGSDSPVQKLSYGFSHCLNGRDAQLHGFYSLPKPGKHPLSVHDDSPQEACYVLPRGYSSEAPTHSNLGDPDLENEEVYTFKTPCNALAMIHSNERSPDNYDIPTTPGSFYQIPRTFDKNHNALTPSSSESSCAPPPRPPKPSQGSEGQWGSPQSAGSQNGEMTSAVSVIPRRNTLPAVENIRLHRGSSFETNSHHRLFHFNNSGQSESVNDGFSSYLRTQAPLTRSDSGNSDDNYVPMNPGSSPLSAAQADSPKNIYIPMSPGPHHFDFPGFSATLPARKGSSASLCHRPSRLSDVTPPPINRNLKPNRKTKPTPLDLKNNGIIDELPFKSPVTMSWTRPMPTMNTMSSQHCRPISTQSITSTDSADSEENYVAMNPASTSPAVSGTSSPAPRKCGNVDYLALDFQPGSPSPHRKPSTSSVTSDEKVDYVQVDKEKTQALQSTMQEWTDVRQSSEPAKGVKS comes from the exons GGGTCATCGACCTGCACTGCTGTGAGCAGGTGGATGCTGGCCTGACATTTAAGAGGAAGGAGTTCCAGGACAGCTTTGTCTTCGACATCAAGACTTCAGACCGCACTTTTTATCTTGTTGCCGAGACTGAAGAGGAGATGAACAAGTGGGTCCGCTCCATCTGCCAGCTGTGTGGTTTCAACCAGTCAGACGACGGTAATG ATGGCAGGTTACTCCATATGCCTCGGTCTGTTGGAGCAGATGTGTCCGGCTCAATGGCTCCTCTGAGTGGAGAGCGCAAGTCTTCGGCACCCATCCACTCCAGCCAGCCCGTGCTGTTCACCTTTGATGTGCCTGTGCGGCACTCACACCGTAGCTCCCTGTCCAACAGCGCACCCCAGGACTACCTCCTGCTGCACCAGTGCATGAGCAGGAAGACGGAGAGCGCGAG GAGTGCCAGTTTCTCCCAGGCCACACGAAGCAATACGTTAGTGGGGAGCGATTCTCCGGTGCAGAAACTTTCCTACGGCTTTTCACACTGTCTAAATGGCAGGGATGCTCAGCTGCATGGCTTTTACAGCCTTCCCAAGCCAGGAAAACATCCCTTATCCGTGCATGATGACTCCCCCCAGGAGGCCTGCTATGTACTTCCACGGGGTTACAGCTCTGAGGCACCAACTCACAGCAATCTTGGTGATCCCGATCTTGAGAACGAGGAAGTCTATACATTTAAAACTCCTTGCAATGCCCTCGCCATGATACACAGTAATGAGCGATCACCTGACAATTATGACATTCCTACAACACCTGGCTCCTTCTACCAGATACCACGGACATTTGATAAGAATCACAATGCCTTGACACCTTCCAGTTCTGAATCCTCCTGTGCACCTCCACCCAGACCCCCTAAACCTAGCCAGGGGTCTGAGGGGCAGTGGGGGAGTCCCCAGTCAGCTGGGAGCCAGAATGGAGAGATGACGTCTGCAGTGTCAGTCATCCCACGCAGGAATACTCTCCCTGCTGTTGAGAACATCAGGCTCCACAGAG GCTCTTCCTTTGAAACCAACAGCCATCATCGTCTCTTCCATTTCAATAACTCAGGACAGTCCGAGTCTGTCAATGATGGGTTCAGCTCCTACTTG AGAACCCAAGCCCCTCTGACTCGCTCAGACAGCGGCAATTCAGATGACAACTATGTGCCCATGAATCCTGGCTCCTCACCACTCAGTGCTGCCCAGGCAGACAGTCCTAAGAATATCTACATTCCTATGAGCCCTGGGCCACATCACTTTGATTTCCCAGGATTCTCTGCAACATTACCTGCCCGTAAGGGGAGCAGTGCCTCTTTGTGTCACAGGCCCAGTCGTCTCAGTGACGTTACACCACCACCCATCAACCGCAACCTCAAACCTAACAGAAAAA CGAAACCAACACCTCTTGATTTGAAGAACAATGGGATCATTGATGAGCTGCCATTTAAGAGCCCTGTTACTATGTCCTGGACACGGCCCAT GCCTACTATGAACACCATGTCCTCTCAGCATTGTCGACCCATCTCTACACAAAGCATCACCAGCACTGACTCTGCAGACAGTGAGGAGAATTATGTGGCTATG AACCCAGCATCTACCTCCCCGGCCGTGAGTGGCACCAGCAGCCCAGCCCCTCGGAAGTGTGGTAACGTGGACTACTTAGCACTGGACTTCCAGCCTGGCTCACCCAGCCCACACAGAAAA CCCTCTACATCCTCTGTGACATCCGATGAGAAGGTGGACTATGTGCAAGTTGACAAGGAAAAGACCCAAGCTCTGCAAAGCACGATGCAGGAGTGGACTGATGTGCGGCAGTCTTCTGAACCTGCCAAGGGAGTCAAGTCTTGA